A portion of the Chloroflexota bacterium genome contains these proteins:
- a CDS encoding PAS domain S-box protein: MSDTVPDHTLTPHSDTADTKAPPITKASLQEMLDGIVRDNLRPVTAGLSAFYSVLGLCYLLFLPAPLHVPLVATAFGTAALLIGIYDRLRRSSLSTRWAHPLGAGVVFLALINTLLYLRLTADLAQTTVLILLVVGAALFLLSWRWLALLLAVILVGWVLTVRSVAPSQSSMEWVHFGFSLGVAMLMAVLTQRAQIRTYRRFANLCLQDAHRRHKLEDALAIARESAEKYRDLFENANDLIQSVGPDGSFHYVNRAWRETLGYSEEEIPHLTLRDILHPDSIEHCTKILQRVLAGEVVEGVEAKLVAKDGRIIIVEGNVNCLFKDGQPVTTRGIFRNITERKLAEEALEKERDFITKILDTVGALIVVLDREGRIVRFNRTCERVTGYSFAEVKGKRVWEILLIPEEVEPVKAVFEDLRAGRFPNEYENYWVTRTGDRRLIAWSNTAILDAEGQVEYIIGTGIDVTERRKIERALEKERKLLHTLINHLPDFIYVKDSEGRFILVNEAVAHRMGASTPDELIGKTDFDFYPQELATQYYEDEQAIMRSGKPLLNKEEPGRDEAGAPRWQLTTKIPLRDSDGQVIGLVGITRDITERKRAEEKLRLQATALEAAANGIVITDQDGTIQWVNPAFTRLTGYTATEAIGQNPRILKSGKQDRAFYQDMWDTILSGKIWRGELINRRKDGNLYVEEMSITPVYGDEGEITHFVAIKQDITERKRAEEELRQAKEAAEAATCAKSAFVANMSHEIRTPLNAIIGMTSLLLDTNLDPEQREFAEIIRSSSDALLVLINDILDFSKIEAGKMDLEYQPFDLRTCIEEALDLVATKAAEKGLDLAYLIDNDVPTTPISDATRVRQILVNLLSNAVKFTHEGEVVVSVTGRPLDDRYYEFHFAVRDTGIGIPKDRQHRLFQPFTQIDASTTRQYGGTGLGLAICKRLTEMLGGSIWVESEEGKGSTFHFTIRARVSQTPVVSQLTEPPPQLAGKRILIVDDNATNRLILTRQAQSWEMVPRATASGSEALEWLRQGEPFDLAILDMHMPEMDGITLAKEIRKLRDSDSLPLVMLTSIGRMDGSDQEVDFAAFLSKPIKPSQLYNVLVSIVAHQPISVSRPSKPQRIDSSLAERYPLRILLAEDNIVNQKVALRLLERMGYRADVAANGLEVLQSLRRQPYDVILMDVQMPEMDGLEATRRIRQLWDADCQPYIIAMTAHALREDRDRCLAAGMDDYISKPVRVEELSAALQRGAQRRKEEPPAEPPKEEEEQGPALDRNTLQQFRETMGEETLQELIASYLEEAPQLLAQIREALAQGDAPTVQRAAHTFKSTSALFGATRLANLCKEVEFMGREGRLENVEEKVNQIEAEYEKVKAILVQEQEATLEAQPA; encoded by the coding sequence ATGAGCGATACAGTCCCTGACCATACCCTTACCCCACACTCAGACACAGCGGACACGAAGGCTCCCCCGATCACCAAGGCGTCCCTACAGGAGATGCTCGACGGGATCGTGCGGGACAACCTGCGCCCGGTCACCGCTGGGCTGAGCGCATTCTACTCCGTCCTGGGCCTGTGCTACCTCCTGTTCCTGCCCGCCCCCCTCCATGTCCCACTGGTAGCCACAGCCTTCGGGACGGCCGCCCTCCTGATCGGCATCTACGACCGACTGCGGCGGAGCTCCCTCTCCACGCGCTGGGCGCATCCGCTGGGAGCGGGCGTCGTGTTCCTGGCGCTCATCAACACGCTGCTTTATCTGCGGCTCACAGCCGACCTGGCACAGACGACGGTGCTCATCCTGCTCGTCGTCGGCGCCGCTCTCTTCCTCCTCTCCTGGCGCTGGCTGGCGCTCCTCCTGGCCGTCATTCTGGTGGGATGGGTCCTGACCGTCCGATCGGTCGCCCCCTCCCAGTCCTCCATGGAGTGGGTCCACTTTGGGTTCAGCCTGGGTGTGGCCATGCTCATGGCCGTTCTGACGCAGCGAGCCCAAATCCGGACCTACCGGCGCTTCGCCAATCTGTGCCTACAGGACGCACATCGGCGGCACAAGCTGGAGGACGCCCTGGCTATCGCCCGGGAGAGCGCGGAGAAATACAGAGACCTCTTCGAAAACGCGAACGATCTGATCCAGAGCGTGGGTCCGGACGGATCCTTCCACTACGTGAACCGTGCCTGGCGGGAAACGCTGGGATACAGCGAAGAGGAGATCCCCCACCTCACTCTACGCGACATCCTCCACCCCGACTCGATCGAGCACTGTACCAAGATCCTCCAACGGGTCCTCGCCGGGGAGGTGGTGGAGGGGGTCGAGGCGAAACTTGTAGCAAAAGACGGCAGGATCATCATTGTGGAGGGGAACGTGAATTGCCTCTTCAAAGATGGTCAGCCCGTCACCACCCGGGGCATCTTCCGGAACATCACGGAACGGAAGCTGGCGGAGGAGGCCCTCGAGAAGGAGCGAGACTTCATCACCAAGATCCTGGACACGGTGGGCGCTCTGATCGTCGTGTTGGATCGAGAGGGCCGAATTGTACGGTTCAACCGCACTTGCGAGCGCGTCACGGGATACTCGTTCGCCGAGGTGAAGGGGAAACGGGTCTGGGAGATCCTCCTGATCCCCGAGGAGGTGGAGCCCGTCAAAGCCGTATTTGAGGACCTGCGCGCCGGCCGTTTCCCCAACGAGTACGAGAACTATTGGGTCACCCGGACGGGCGATCGTCGCCTGATCGCATGGTCCAACACCGCCATCCTGGATGCGGAAGGCCAGGTGGAATACATCATCGGGACGGGGATCGACGTCACTGAACGCCGTAAGATCGAGCGGGCCCTGGAGAAGGAGCGGAAACTGCTCCACACGCTCATCAACCATCTGCCCGATTTCATCTACGTAAAGGACTCGGAGGGACGATTCATCCTGGTGAACGAAGCCGTCGCACACCGCATGGGGGCCTCGACGCCGGATGAATTGATCGGGAAAACCGACTTCGATTTCTATCCCCAAGAACTTGCAACTCAATACTACGAGGACGAACAAGCTATCATGAGATCTGGAAAACCATTGCTGAACAAGGAAGAGCCCGGTAGGGACGAAGCCGGTGCACCGAGATGGCAACTGACCACGAAGATCCCCCTGCGAGACAGCGACGGCCAGGTGATCGGATTGGTCGGGATCACCCGGGATATCACGGAGCGCAAGCGGGCGGAGGAGAAGCTTCGGCTTCAGGCTACCGCATTGGAGGCGGCGGCCAATGGGATCGTCATCACCGACCAGGATGGGACCATCCAATGGGTCAATCCCGCCTTCACCCGGCTGACCGGCTACACGGCAACGGAGGCCATCGGGCAGAACCCGCGCATCCTGAAGTCCGGGAAGCAAGACCGAGCGTTCTATCAGGACATGTGGGACACCATATTGTCCGGGAAGATCTGGCGCGGCGAACTCATCAACCGGCGTAAGGACGGCAACCTGTACGTGGAGGAGATGAGCATTACGCCGGTGTACGGAGATGAAGGTGAAATCACCCACTTCGTCGCGATCAAGCAGGACATCACCGAGCGGAAACGGGCGGAGGAGGAACTGAGGCAGGCGAAGGAGGCGGCCGAGGCGGCCACCTGTGCCAAGTCCGCCTTTGTGGCCAACATGAGCCATGAGATCCGCACGCCGCTCAACGCCATCATCGGCATGACCAGCCTGCTCCTGGACACGAACCTCGATCCGGAGCAACGCGAGTTCGCCGAGATCATCCGCTCCAGCAGCGACGCGTTGTTGGTCCTCATCAACGACATCCTGGACTTCTCCAAGATCGAAGCCGGGAAGATGGATCTGGAGTACCAGCCGTTCGATCTGCGCACCTGCATCGAGGAAGCCCTGGATCTCGTCGCGACCAAGGCGGCCGAGAAGGGGCTCGACCTGGCGTACTTGATCGATAACGACGTGCCCACCACGCCGATCAGCGATGCCACGCGCGTGCGCCAGATCCTGGTCAACCTCCTCTCCAACGCCGTCAAATTCACCCATGAGGGGGAGGTTGTGGTGTCGGTGACCGGCCGTCCGCTCGATGATCGGTACTACGAGTTCCACTTCGCCGTCCGGGACACCGGCATCGGGATCCCCAAAGACCGCCAACACCGCCTGTTCCAGCCGTTCACCCAGATCGACGCCTCCACCACGCGCCAGTACGGCGGTACCGGCCTCGGCCTGGCCATCTGCAAACGGCTCACCGAGATGCTGGGCGGCTCCATCTGGGTGGAAAGCGAGGAGGGCAAAGGCTCCACGTTCCACTTCACCATCCGGGCCCGGGTCTCCCAAACGCCGGTGGTCAGCCAGTTGACGGAGCCACCGCCCCAGCTCGCCGGCAAGCGCATCCTGATCGTCGATGACAACGCGACCAACCGCCTTATCCTCACCCGCCAGGCCCAGTCCTGGGAGATGGTGCCGCGAGCTACGGCCTCCGGCTCGGAGGCGCTCGAATGGCTCCGCCAGGGCGAACCCTTCGATCTCGCCATCCTCGACATGCACATGCCGGAGATGGACGGCATCACCCTGGCGAAGGAGATCCGCAAGCTTCGTGACAGCGATTCCCTGCCGCTGGTGATGTTGACATCCATCGGCCGCATGGACGGGAGCGATCAGGAGGTGGACTTCGCCGCCTTCCTGAGCAAGCCCATCAAGCCCTCACAGCTCTACAATGTGCTGGTGAGCATCGTGGCCCATCAGCCTATCTCGGTATCCAGGCCCAGCAAGCCACAACGCATCGACTCCTCCCTGGCCGAACGATATCCCCTCCGCATCCTGCTGGCCGAGGACAACATCGTCAACCAGAAGGTGGCCTTACGCCTCCTGGAGCGTATGGGATACCGGGCAGACGTGGCCGCCAACGGCCTGGAGGTGCTGCAGTCCCTCAGGCGCCAGCCCTATGACGTCATCCTCATGGACGTCCAGATGCCGGAGATGGATGGCCTGGAGGCCACCCGTCGGATCCGTCAGCTCTGGGATGCGGATTGTCAACCCTACATCATCGCCATGACCGCTCACGCGCTGCGAGAGGATCGGGATCGATGTCTGGCCGCGGGCATGGACGACTACATCAGCAAACCCGTGCGGGTAGAGGAGCTGTCTGCCGCATTGCAGCGGGGCGCGCAACGCAGAAAAGAGGAGCCTCCCGCAGAGCCCCCGAAGGAGGAAGAGGAACAGGGGCCGGCACTGGACAGGAACACGCTACAACAGTTCCGGGAGACCATGGGAGAGGAAACCCTACAAGAGCTCATCGCCAGCTATCTGGAGGAGGCCCCGCAACTCCTGGCACAGATCCGAGAGGCGCTGGCCCAGGGGGACGCTCCCACCGTGCAACGAGCCGCCCATACCTTCAAGTCCACCAGTGCACTCTTCGGGGCCACCCGGCTGGCCAACCTCTGCAAGGAAGTGGAATTCATGGGGCGCGAGGGCCGATTGGAGAATGTAGAGGAGAAGGTGAATCAGATCGAAGCCGAGTACGAGAAGGTCAAGGCCATCCTGGTACAGGAGCAGGAGGCCACCCTGGAAGCACAGCCGGCCTGA